The following proteins are encoded in a genomic region of Brachyspira pilosicoli:
- a CDS encoding V-type ATP synthase subunit E, with translation MAEDKKLDSLLERIYQDGVEKSNKKADEIISNAKSEADRIIKEAESKSEEIIKEAQRKSEELKKNTITDVRMAGEQSISALKQRVKDLVTSKVLEEGLKGAFADTAFLKDLILEVVKKWDIASGNSDVTVYFPESKKADIDAAFEKSIKSAINNATINFDKKLSNGFKIVPNNGNYQLQFTDEDFVEFFSDYIKAKTEEVIFSK, from the coding sequence ATGGCTGAAGATAAAAAACTTGACTCTCTTCTAGAACGTATATATCAAGACGGTGTTGAAAAATCTAATAAGAAAGCTGATGAAATAATTTCTAACGCTAAAAGTGAAGCAGATAGAATTATTAAAGAAGCAGAATCAAAATCAGAAGAAATTATTAAAGAAGCTCAAAGGAAATCAGAAGAGCTAAAAAAGAACACCATAACTGATGTTCGTATGGCAGGTGAGCAGTCAATAAGTGCTTTAAAGCAAAGAGTAAAAGATTTAGTTACCTCTAAAGTATTGGAAGAAGGCTTAAAAGGAGCTTTTGCTGATACTGCATTCTTAAAAGATTTAATTTTAGAGGTAGTAAAAAAATGGGATATAGCTTCAGGTAACTCTGATGTAACAGTATATTTCCCAGAATCAAAAAAAGCAGATATAGATGCTGCATTCGAGAAATCTATAAAATCAGCTATTAATAATGCTACTATTAATTTTGATAAAAAATTATCAAATGGCTTTAAAATAGTACCAAATAATGGCAATTATCAATTACAATTTACAGATGAAGATTTTGTAGAGTTCTTCAGTGATTATATCAAAGCTAAAACAGAAGAAGTAATATTTAGTAAATAA
- a CDS encoding DUF2764 family protein codes for MGSYYYLISGLPEVKLSDAKAKYDINEITQSILSSLSAKDAKFFKYLIYQNDNKNLVNAIAKQKGLFSPYTKHLEPCIFSKEEMQKYSNISNLPTYMSKFLEDNKNVEWESVRHIENSLLNLYYEEMISSGNNFIKNYALFMRDMKNVLAALNGRALGFNSDKIAKELIGDYSLISALSKSTASDFGVGREIPYINTIIETFNSSDKADPYNMENIECSLVWEFLDKLTSIKSFTTDNIFAYYINLNYAVSINGRDEEEGKKHLETLVETLKSKASL; via the coding sequence ATGGGATCATATTATTATCTTATCTCAGGTCTTCCCGAAGTGAAATTATCTGATGCTAAGGCTAAGTATGATATTAACGAAATTACTCAAAGCATATTATCGAGTTTAAGTGCTAAAGATGCTAAGTTTTTTAAATATCTTATTTATCAAAATGACAATAAAAATTTAGTAAATGCTATAGCAAAACAAAAGGGATTATTCAGCCCTTATACAAAGCATTTAGAGCCTTGTATATTTAGTAAAGAAGAGATGCAAAAATACAGTAATATCTCTAATTTACCTACTTATATGAGCAAATTTTTAGAAGATAATAAGAATGTTGAATGGGAAAGTGTTAGACATATAGAAAATAGTTTATTGAATTTGTATTATGAAGAAATGATAAGTAGTGGTAATAATTTTATAAAGAATTATGCATTATTTATGAGAGATATGAAGAATGTTTTAGCAGCTTTAAATGGAAGGGCTTTAGGTTTTAATAGCGATAAAATAGCTAAAGAGCTTATAGGAGATTATTCTTTAATATCTGCATTAAGCAAATCTACAGCTTCCGATTTTGGTGTAGGTAGGGAGATACCTTATATTAACACTATTATAGAGACATTTAACTCATCAGATAAAGCTGATCCATATAATATGGAAAATATAGAATGTTCTTTGGTATGGGAGTTTTTGGATAAGTTAACATCTATAAAATCTTTCACAACAGATAATATTTTTGCTTATTATATAAATCTTAACTATGCCGTTAGTATCAACGGAAGAGATGAAGAGGAAGGTAAGAAACATTTAGAGACGCTTGTAGAAACATTAAAAAGCAAAGCGTCATTATAA
- a CDS encoding energy transducer TonB, with product MKDFLDKLKTIIVKKKDTIFAVIVAFILHIFVLSLINTYIVESLFAYNDELKKILEEEKNKKDDYMFLVETPDVEEEENNEDTPFASDKSLVSRGEVNVTPSKVFSDASVFSFLGDGANSPIVERRDNITPNNNNNNLQKQKDLGDEINREKVETYKPKNPGLKGDTKIPASFEDGADRAVVLSSETGSIQLGTKAQEYFWYFYTLVGSIRDSWYLTIPNQAHFLGLLRTDEVEVLISIDLDGNIIFEKFLSNSKLGQSSLDNSCSKAIEYAKKLKPPPQGLVRDYAENGKIYIPFKFIYQNFSRE from the coding sequence ATGAAAGATTTTTTAGATAAATTAAAAACTATAATAGTTAAAAAGAAAGATACTATATTCGCAGTAATAGTTGCATTTATACTTCATATATTTGTATTGAGTTTGATAAATACTTATATAGTGGAATCTTTGTTTGCATATAATGATGAATTAAAAAAAATCTTAGAAGAAGAGAAAAATAAAAAAGATGATTATATGTTTTTGGTAGAGACTCCAGATGTAGAAGAAGAGGAGAATAACGAAGATACTCCATTTGCTTCAGATAAATCATTAGTATCAAGAGGAGAAGTAAATGTAACACCTTCGAAGGTATTTTCAGATGCTTCAGTGTTTTCTTTTTTGGGGGACGGAGCCAATAGCCCAATAGTTGAAAGACGCGATAATATAACTCCAAATAATAATAACAACAATCTACAAAAGCAAAAAGATTTAGGCGATGAAATAAATAGAGAAAAAGTTGAAACTTATAAGCCAAAGAATCCCGGACTTAAAGGCGATACAAAGATACCTGCATCGTTTGAAGATGGAGCAGACAGGGCAGTAGTATTATCCAGTGAAACAGGAAGCATACAGCTTGGTACAAAGGCACAGGAATATTTTTGGTATTTTTATACTTTAGTTGGCTCTATAAGAGATTCTTGGTATTTAACTATTCCGAATCAAGCACATTTCTTAGGACTTTTAAGAACTGATGAAGTAGAGGTGCTTATATCAATAGATTTGGATGGAAATATTATTTTTGAGAAGTTTTTAAGCAATTCAAAATTAGGTCAAAGCAGTTTAGACAATTCATGCTCAAAGGCTATAGAATATGCCAAAAAGCTAAAACCTCCTCCTCAAGGTTTGGTGCGAGATTATGCAGAGAATGGCAAAATATATATACCTTTTAAGTTTATATATCAAAATTTTAGCAGAGAGTGA
- a CDS encoding FAD:protein FMN transferase, translated as MTSKKKYYLLILVVAAALIVTLFVYKNKEKYISTTIAISDTILNITAQTTEKKMYDLVASITNEINRMDNILNPYNTNSEIAIINKKSLENKEDVLRVEISEDMAHLFETGLRYSKINPSFDISVRPLIELWGFGVKENQTVPKREEIENALKKIDYSKVSIITNNGKKFIELRDNLTFDFGSYGKGYIVTKLIDVFKNYNIKNYLIDYGGDTYANGVNSRGNPWVIAIRNPRNDEDGYLALIQATNYTIVTSGDYERFFTENGTNYHHIIDAKIGYPTYNAISATIVHTNAEEADALSTTAFLMGTNFFTNENYNYREAYIVDSDGILYIATNESF; from the coding sequence ATGACATCAAAGAAAAAATATTATCTATTAATTTTAGTTGTAGCAGCGGCATTAATTGTTACACTTTTTGTTTATAAAAATAAAGAAAAATATATATCTACAACAATAGCAATAAGTGATACTATATTAAACATCACAGCACAAACCACAGAGAAAAAAATGTATGATTTAGTAGCTTCTATAACAAACGAAATTAATAGAATGGATAATATATTAAATCCATATAATACAAATAGCGAAATAGCAATTATAAATAAAAAAAGTTTAGAAAATAAAGAAGATGTTCTCAGAGTAGAAATTTCTGAAGATATGGCACATTTATTTGAAACAGGATTAAGATATTCTAAAATAAATCCTTCTTTTGATATAAGTGTGAGACCATTAATTGAACTTTGGGGGTTTGGGGTTAAAGAAAATCAAACTGTACCAAAGAGAGAAGAAATTGAAAATGCATTAAAAAAAATAGATTATTCAAAGGTAAGCATTATAACTAACAACGGCAAGAAATTTATAGAGCTTAGGGATAATTTAACTTTTGATTTTGGCTCTTATGGAAAGGGGTATATTGTTACAAAACTTATAGATGTGTTTAAAAATTATAATATAAAAAACTATTTAATAGATTACGGCGGAGATACTTATGCTAATGGAGTAAACTCAAGAGGCAATCCTTGGGTGATAGCAATAAGAAACCCAAGAAACGATGAAGATGGATATTTAGCTTTAATACAGGCAACAAATTATACGATAGTAACAAGCGGAGATTATGAGAGATTTTTTACAGAAAACGGCACTAATTATCATCATATAATAGATGCTAAAATAGGTTATCCTACTTATAATGCAATATCAGCTACTATTGTACACACCAATGCAGAAGAGGCTGATGCTTTATCTACAACAGCTTTTCTTATGGGCACTAATTTTTTCACTAATGAAAATTATAATTACAGAGAAGCTTATATAGTTGATTCTGATGGTATTTTATATATAGCAACGAACGAGAGTTTTTGA
- the hpt gene encoding hypoxanthine phosphoribosyltransferase, translated as MLKKEEGIKKILIDENTVKQKVKELAKKINNDYKNKTPCLIGLLKGSFVFIADLAREIETNIEIDFMIVSSYGNDKIGSEIKILKDVDIPLTGKDVIIVEDIIDTGYTLEKICEVLKTRNVSSLKICTLLNKPSRRKVDIKIDYNGFDIEDEFVVGYGIDYAQKYRNLPYIGVVE; from the coding sequence ATGTTAAAAAAAGAAGAAGGAATAAAAAAAATATTAATAGATGAAAATACTGTAAAGCAAAAAGTTAAGGAGTTAGCAAAAAAAATAAACAATGATTATAAAAATAAAACTCCTTGTTTAATAGGGCTTCTTAAAGGCTCTTTTGTATTTATTGCAGATTTGGCAAGAGAAATTGAGACAAATATAGAAATTGATTTTATGATTGTTTCAAGCTATGGAAATGATAAAATAGGCTCTGAGATTAAAATATTAAAAGATGTTGATATACCTCTAACAGGCAAAGATGTTATCATAGTAGAAGATATTATTGACACAGGGTACACTTTAGAGAAAATTTGCGAAGTTTTAAAAACAAGAAATGTTTCTTCACTAAAAATATGCACACTTCTTAATAAACCGTCAAGAAGAAAGGTTGACATTAAAATAGACTACAATGGTTTTGATATAGAAGATGAATTTGTTGTAGGGTATGGTATTGATTATGCTCAGAAATACAGAAATCTTCCGTATATTGGCGTTGTAGAATAA